The Corvus hawaiiensis isolate bCorHaw1 chromosome 2, bCorHaw1.pri.cur, whole genome shotgun sequence genome includes a window with the following:
- the EEF1AKMT1 gene encoding EEF1A lysine methyltransferase 1, with product MDDDDDDIPQLSSHTLAALQEFYLEQQQREGMKTSQGFNQYSIGSIEEDWQLSQFWYSDETALCLAKEAVLAAGKGGRIACISAPSVYQKLKEQDGEDFSVCVLEYDRRFSVYGEEFIFYDYNHPLDLPENLLPHSFDIVIADPPYLSEECLQKTAETIKYLTKGKILLCTGAVMEEQAAKLLGVKMCKFIPKHSRNLANEFRCYVNYASGLD from the exons atggatgatgatgatgatgacatTCCCCAGCTTTCATCCCATACATTGGCTGCGCTCCAGGAGTTCTAtttggaacagcagcagagagagggcATGAAGACCTCCCAAGGGTTTAATCAATATTCCATTGGCTCAATAGAAGAAGACTGG CAACTGAGCCAATTTTGGTACAGTGATGAAACTGCATTGTGCCTGGCTAAGGAAGCAGTtctggcagctggaaaaggtGGCAG GATAGCATGCATTAGTGCACCAAGTGTGTACCAGAAACTGAAAGAACAGGATGGTGaagatttttctgtgtgtgtactGGAGTATGACAGAAGGTTTTCTGTGTATGGAGAAGAATTTATCTTCTATGATTACAATCACCCTTTGGACTTACCTGAAAATCTCCTGCCACACAGTTTTGACATTGTAATAGCAGATCCACCCTATCTGTCTGAGGAATGTCTTCAAAAGACTGCAGAGACCATCAAATATCTAACAAAAGGAAAGATTCTGCTTTGCACAG GTGCAGTCATGGAGGAACAGGCAGCAAAGCTTCTTGGTGTGAAGATGTGCAAGTTTATTCCAAAACACTCACGAAATTTAGCCAATGAATTTCGATGTTACGTGAACTATGCTTCTGGACTGGACTGA